From a region of the Odoribacter splanchnicus DSM 20712 genome:
- a CDS encoding RNA-directed DNA polymerase, with the protein MKRYGNLFERVVEYGNLEQAFHNAARHKTRRSEVIEYGSHLEANLLQLQRELITGTYRTSEYKTFIIYEPKERKIFKLPFRDRVVHWAIMQVIEPIWLSNFTHDTFSCIRGRGIHPLLYKLRRDLKADPEGTRYCLKIDVRKFYPSIDHEIMKQVIRRKLKDARLLALLDGIVDSAENGVPIGNYLSQFFANLYLSELDHIMKEEMGIRYYYRFADDIVLLDGNKEKLHGTLVFINHYLNNERALSIKPNYQVFPVESRGINYVGYVTFHDYCLARKQNKKNLCREVAKLRKRGLSDEEIRIQASSRLGFMQHCNSIYLLKTLNMKTFSEVTNSGGNLTGDKYHIDDILNREIHLKGFEVKESKYKGECLIIQYDIYEQVKDKTGVLLTNEDGTPKMDWVEHISFTGSEALIKQLKDVVLDEPCSAKIIKQPIGDRGKCFYKITDPD; encoded by the coding sequence ATGAAAAGGTATGGAAATTTGTTTGAACGAGTTGTCGAATATGGCAATCTCGAACAGGCGTTTCACAACGCCGCCCGTCACAAAACTCGCCGAAGCGAAGTAATAGAGTACGGCTCCCATTTGGAGGCGAACCTATTACAGCTCCAGCGTGAACTTATCACCGGTACTTACCGCACCTCCGAATATAAGACTTTCATCATTTACGAACCCAAAGAGCGGAAGATCTTTAAACTGCCGTTCCGGGATCGTGTCGTTCATTGGGCGATAATGCAGGTTATTGAACCGATATGGCTCTCTAATTTCACCCATGATACATTCTCTTGCATACGTGGGCGTGGTATTCACCCTCTTTTATACAAGCTCCGCCGTGATTTGAAAGCGGATCCGGAGGGAACCCGGTACTGCCTGAAAATCGATGTGCGCAAATTCTATCCGAGTATAGACCACGAGATCATGAAACAGGTAATCCGCCGAAAGCTGAAAGATGCCCGGCTGCTTGCTTTGCTTGACGGTATCGTGGACTCGGCAGAGAACGGAGTGCCTATCGGGAATTATTTATCCCAATTCTTTGCCAACCTTTATTTATCCGAACTGGATCATATCATGAAAGAAGAAATGGGCATCCGGTACTATTACCGCTTTGCCGATGATATTGTCCTGCTGGATGGAAACAAGGAGAAGCTCCACGGAACCCTCGTGTTTATCAACCACTACCTGAATAATGAACGTGCTTTGAGTATAAAGCCGAATTATCAGGTTTTCCCGGTAGAGAGCAGGGGTATTAATTACGTGGGATACGTGACGTTTCATGATTATTGCCTCGCCCGTAAGCAGAACAAGAAAAACCTCTGCCGTGAGGTGGCAAAATTACGCAAACGTGGGCTGAGTGATGAGGAGATCCGAATACAGGCATCCAGCCGGTTGGGGTTCATGCAGCATTGCAATAGCATTTATTTATTAAAAACTCTCAATATGAAAACATTCAGTGAAGTAACAAACAGCGGTGGTAATCTCACGGGAGATAAATACCACATTGATGACATTTTGAACAGGGAAATCCACCTGAAAGGTTTCGAGGTAAAAGAATCCAAGTATAAGGGTGAATGCCTGATCATTCAGTATGATATCTACGAGCAGGTAAAGGATAAAACCGGAGTTTTGCTCACTAACGAGGACGGCACTCCGAAAATGGATTGGGTGGAACATATCTCCTTTACCGGTTCGGAGGCTCTTATAAAACAGTTAAAGGATGTAGTATTGGATGAACCCTGTTCGGCAAAGATTATTAAACAACCAATCGGTGACCGGGGTAAATGCTTTTATAAGATAACCGATCCCGATTAA
- a CDS encoding BACON domain-containing protein yields MSKVYVNDGYMMLLDAIYFNGKKIGNVSDDGIDWGGDAAEYIKLFAAQVRNAPVKKIKKKDATNLLKFTLIELVPQNCKDVMGGTVDGTKWEAPSESVSLEGTLKILCGTGQTIEVKRMTLDGVVRGKIGGDDPLGIECEMEMLNPLDGGSPFSFDDTVPFISITPTSLSFAKGGESKTVDIEASGAFSVGKVPAGFSLEIVNGRITITADANTGAARNGSVEFILAADNTKKATLTLSQAAGNA; encoded by the coding sequence ATGTCAAAAGTATATGTGAATGATGGATACATGATGCTCCTTGATGCCATTTATTTCAATGGTAAAAAGATCGGCAATGTTTCTGATGACGGTATCGATTGGGGCGGTGATGCCGCTGAATATATCAAGCTCTTTGCCGCACAGGTTCGTAATGCCCCGGTCAAGAAAATAAAGAAAAAGGATGCTACCAATCTGCTAAAGTTTACCCTGATTGAACTTGTTCCTCAGAACTGTAAGGACGTGATGGGCGGAACGGTGGACGGTACAAAATGGGAGGCTCCCTCGGAATCCGTTTCATTGGAGGGTACATTGAAAATCCTCTGCGGAACCGGTCAGACTATCGAGGTGAAACGCATGACGCTGGACGGTGTGGTACGTGGCAAGATTGGCGGTGATGATCCGCTGGGTATCGAATGTGAAATGGAAATGTTGAACCCGCTGGATGGAGGTTCTCCTTTCAGCTTTGATGACACGGTTCCATTTATTTCCATAACGCCCACCTCTTTGTCATTCGCCAAAGGTGGAGAAAGCAAGACGGTGGATATTGAAGCCTCCGGAGCGTTTTCCGTTGGAAAGGTTCCCGCCGGTTTCAGCCTTGAGATTGTAAACGGCAGGATTACCATCACGGCGGATGCCAATACCGGGGCTGCGAGAAACGGATCGGTAGAGTTTATCCTTGCGGCTGATAATACCAAAAAGGCCACCCTCACGTTGAGTCAGGCGGCTGGTAATGCGTAA